The Vitis riparia cultivar Riparia Gloire de Montpellier isolate 1030 chromosome 3, EGFV_Vit.rip_1.0, whole genome shotgun sequence genome segment gtttgataataataggaatggaaatgaaaaagaaataaatttacaataatacccttacatataatttaaaatatttttttatttttacttttatttttaaaaaataaaatttgagaggttttttgttattaaataataatactaaaaaatatatatatactcaataaataaaaaattaaccataaaaaatcgtataaccctaatgcacaaatattcaattattatttttattaaaaatttgaataatttgtcatgcttaagtagttataaaattatatttttcaaaaaaaattatttattataatatttaaattctcaaagctagcaaatgtttttcctattttcaaaagaggaaataaaagaattcaaatttattctaattttcaacaagtatcatatccgataaaatccataaccttaaaaaattttaaatattcgtttttttttttatcaaaattttaaataataatttgtcatgcaaaaaaagctatagaattatattttactaagaaaaaaaaagagaaaaaaaaataagaagtggatgatgaatggatagacctttacaaagaagataaacatcgggtttgaaaaacaagataagagggtaaaataataatttaggttattttatattatcaaataggtttaatgaatcagaataccacctacttttaatgaatgcaaatccgactcataagttggatttgatttctgccggaataattttttatttcatttccgccttcttaacatttatccaaacataggaataaaggagaaaaggaatgagatgtctattcccactccctattcctgtgtaccaaacacccccctACTTCATACAAACACCTTCACCTACAATCCAATAATGTCTTCATCTTCTGATCAAAACGATCTCAATTCATCCTCTTCATTGTCTAAACTTCCATTACGAAATATTCCAGGCGATTATGGCTTGCCCTTCTTTGGTGCAATAAAGGATCGTCTTGATTACTTCTACAAACAGGGGCGGGAGGAGTTCTTCAACGCTCGAATGCACAAGTATCAATCCACCGTTTTCAGAGCCAACATGCCTCCTGGTCCTTTCATGGCTTCCAACCCTAATGTCATCGTCCTCCTCGACTCCATCAGCTTTCCCATCCTATTCGACACCTCCAAAGTTGAAAAGAGAAACGTCCTTGACGGCACATACATGCCCTCCACCGCCTTCACTGGTGGTTATCGAGTCTGTGCATATCTCGACCCTTCCGAAACCAACCACGCTCTTCTCAAGCGCTTGTTCATGTCAGCACTTGCTGCTCGGCATCATAACTTCATTCCCCTGTTTCGGAGCAGCTTGTCCGAGCTCTTCACCAGCCTCGAAGATGATATTTCCAGCAAAGGCGAGGCAGACTTCAATGACATATCTGATAACATGTCTTTCAACTTCGTGTTCAGACTGTTTTGTGATAAATATCCTTCAGAGACTGCGCTCGGTTCACAAGGATCCAGTATTGTTACAAAATGGTTGTTCTTCCAACTTGCACCTCTCATTACACTTGGGTTGTCCTTGTTACCAAACTTTGTAGAAGATCTACTTCTACACACCTTTCCCTTACCGTCAATATTCGTAAAATCCGATTATAAGAAGCTTTACCGCGCTTTTTATGCATCTGCGTCCTCGATATTGGATGAAGCTGAGAGCATGGGAATTAAGAGAGAGGAAGCTTGCCATAACCTTGTGTTTCTTGCTGGCTTCAATGCATATGGTGGCATGAAGACTTTGTTTCCCTCTTTGATCAAGTGGGTTGGCTCAGCAGGAGAGAAGCTACACCGCGAACTAGCTGATGAAATAAGGACCGTTGTTAAAGCGGAGGGAGGAGTGTCATTCGCAGCTCTTGAGAAGATGAGTTTGACCAAGTCAGTGGTATATGAGGCTCTGAGGATTGATCCTCCGGTTCCATTCCAGTACGGAAAGGCCAAGGAGGATATGGTGATCCACAGCCATGATGCTGCATTTGAGATCAAGAAAGGGGAGATGATATTCGGATATCAGCCATTTGCCACCAAGGATCCTAAAGTTTTCGAGAATCCTGAGGAGTTCATGGGCAACAGGTTTATGGGGGAGGGAGAGAGACTGCTCAAGTACGTGTATTGGTCTAATGGACGTGAGTCAGATAATCCGACGGTGGAAAATAAACAGTGTGCAGGGAAGGATCTGGTGCTGCTGCTCTCCAGGGTAATGCTGGTGGAGTTCTTCCTCCGCTATGACACGTTCGACATTGAATCCGGAACCTTGTTGTTGGGATCATCAGTGACGTTCAAGTCGATAACCAAGGCCACATACCCTTAGCTTATGTTTGGTTCAAAAGcacaaaggaaaggaaaaagaaaaattattttttatgtttggttgtattataaaatatttcaaagaaaattaaatataattaaaattagttacaaatttatgtattttaaaattatttaatctttacattgatgagttaaaataaataaaataaatttgaaatagcaaataaaaataatttatcatctttaactctatttttcattttcctttactttttctttccttttactttttctctctattttctttcctttgcattttccctaaaatttttcgagaaccaaacatagccttggATTTCTAGTTTTAttgttgtatttttattttttattttcttaaattcagtattataatttattttaatataaaaggttatgTTCTTAATTTATCCTTATCTATGAATTTGTCAAATTCAACTTGGAGCTTGTGGTCCAAGTTGAACTTCTTTCTAGTCAATGACCCCTTGCAAGTTGGATGAATTCATAGATTCATCAAAGTATTAATGGAAATTCAAACCCCACTTCACACTAgttcaaataaaaatccaaatcgTCCGCAAACGGTTCTAACAATTTTctatcattcaaaaaaaaaaaaaacatgatttcacaattaaaaaaatataaattgttaactattttttataatattcaaacatgatatttttagaaatcattttttaagtatagaatgattaaaaacaaaatataagatataaaaattatttttaaaaatattaaaagaatgttaaaattatttcaaattctcaaaaagatttttattgTACAAAACATCGTAGaaaggttttttaaaattattctaaaaaattattttttaaattgtttttaaaaataattaccaaacagaacctacattttttaaatttttatatgataaacacttttttaaatttccaactTGGATAAATATTCGATAGCATATAAATATGAATTACTAAATTTCAAACATTTAGATGGTATTtagtaaaattatttcatttttatttttgagcaTTACAATTGTTtataatcactttttttttattattattaaattgacatatattagaaaaaaaaatgaaagaaaggaaacacaaataagatatttattatttgaaaattatttattttaaaagtaattgtaTTATATCTAAATCTTAGTTttcatctctttatttatttatttttacttcaatctccctttttttttctttttctttttttgagtttttagtGTTCTAAAATTTGATAATTCATGCAGATTTAAAGTTGGAAAGTTAAGTATTGACTCAATGGCTTTGGATTCttcaataaataattcattCAATCAGCAATTATTTTCAGTGGAGTCAGTTTGATTTGATGTAATGGGGGTTGCTTCAGGGAATTTGctatcaaattcaaatttcaattaaaaaacacaaagtaatgaaatatatttgtttatagCTTTTTCTCAGACGTGGGGCTCTTGGGAAAGTAATTTACGCTAAtcttatcattttcttagacTTTTAGTTTTAGATGtgacaaatatttatatttatttttatttcactcTTACCGCATCCAATTAATTTGTTCTCAAAAAGGGTTTTATCCCACaaccttaaaaatgaaaataaatagattttaatattaaaatccaattttaaaaaaattactatttgagatgttttaaaaaaaattatatt includes the following:
- the LOC117911494 gene encoding allene oxide synthase 3-like; amino-acid sequence: MSSSSDQNDLNSSSSLSKLPLRNIPGDYGLPFFGAIKDRLDYFYKQGREEFFNARMHKYQSTVFRANMPPGPFMASNPNVIVLLDSISFPILFDTSKVEKRNVLDGTYMPSTAFTGGYRVCAYLDPSETNHALLKRLFMSALAARHHNFIPLFRSSLSELFTSLEDDISSKGEADFNDISDNMSFNFVFRLFCDKYPSETALGSQGSSIVTKWLFFQLAPLITLGLSLLPNFVEDLLLHTFPLPSIFVKSDYKKLYRAFYASASSILDEAESMGIKREEACHNLVFLAGFNAYGGMKTLFPSLIKWVGSAGEKLHRELADEIRTVVKAEGGVSFAALEKMSLTKSVVYEALRIDPPVPFQYGKAKEDMVIHSHDAAFEIKKGEMIFGYQPFATKDPKVFENPEEFMGNRFMGEGERLLKYVYWSNGRESDNPTVENKQCAGKDLVLLLSRVMLVEFFLRYDTFDIESGTLLLGSSVTFKSITKATYP